The Aureispira anguillae genome contains a region encoding:
- a CDS encoding multiheme c-type cytochrome — protein MKKTIILIVIMIAVFAMTCMDTKTEIIPTNTEISPERAALRKKYHSYAEKLNHPKDLLHLNPENNKCLTCHKEIEPIRATSSGMMQDIYKFAATAGFPDNDCIVCHGGNPEAETAALAHEGTIDFFEKGKGPKEFYPDPGSPFINEHTCGLCHMDQVKTQFTSLMYTEAGKIQGTTWGFGAIQGYEHNVANTHVQEVVVHERLGTDIYKKYMEKLKAAEPQVFPKEMKPLPPAPTAEEVNENPQLSVYTYLRMECQRCHTGVKGRFKEGDFRGMGCSSCHSPYSNKGYYEGEDSAIPKDEVGHMLVHSMQSTRDASVTVHGKTYSGIPVKTCQSCHNRGRRIGVSYEGLMETSYQSPFMGNGEKPSKIHTKSYMHLAPDVHLTKGMVCQDCHTSGDAHSYGDLAGAIQGAVEIECEDCHGTPSQYPWELPVGHGDEIAGPLPAEGAARGVSDTLLPHQLYGSVHPVQDGYLISARGNPMGNAVRKGNQVILHSAGGKDLELKPLKYLVDHDELSREAKVAKIQTHIHMEKMECYSCHATWAPQCYGCHINIDYTKKEGKPDWVELATIVDKHGMTPDGLYNGFKGIKLGEDSNLSKEEIETIKGFMIQGEVSEQRSYLRWEDPPLVINGDHRFSPAIPGCQTTVTVKGADGKMKLLNHIFKVPHAEGAGEEGQLAIDMSPLQPHTVQKKARSCESCHTNPKTFGYGINNGDLYAAPDSSYVADHPLASKVDTQFNAIPNLTMDWSKFLDEEGNQLQTVGHHFSGSRPLNKSELQRLDRRGVCSSCHASLPDADLATSLLDHVAKYADVQIDNEYHQSILIKTTRLAAWVQVLGGLLGVVFAFWLGRRLLKGKKIKGK, from the coding sequence ATGAAAAAAACAATCATCCTCATTGTAATTATGATTGCTGTTTTTGCAATGACTTGCATGGATACAAAAACAGAAATTATACCTACGAATACGGAGATAAGCCCAGAGCGAGCTGCTTTGCGCAAAAAATACCATAGTTATGCCGAAAAATTGAACCATCCTAAAGATTTGTTGCACCTCAATCCTGAGAACAATAAATGCCTAACTTGTCACAAAGAAATAGAACCCATTCGTGCCACTAGTTCAGGCATGATGCAAGATATTTACAAATTTGCAGCAACAGCAGGCTTTCCAGATAACGATTGTATTGTTTGCCATGGAGGAAATCCTGAGGCAGAAACAGCCGCACTAGCCCATGAAGGAACCATTGATTTTTTTGAAAAAGGGAAAGGTCCTAAGGAGTTTTACCCAGATCCAGGAAGCCCTTTTATTAATGAACATACCTGTGGTCTTTGCCACATGGATCAGGTCAAAACGCAGTTTACGTCTTTGATGTATACCGAAGCTGGAAAAATCCAAGGAACTACTTGGGGCTTTGGAGCGATTCAGGGCTATGAACATAATGTAGCTAATACTCATGTTCAAGAAGTTGTGGTGCATGAACGTTTGGGAACCGATATCTACAAAAAATACATGGAAAAGCTAAAGGCAGCAGAACCTCAGGTGTTTCCAAAAGAAATGAAACCATTGCCACCAGCACCTACCGCCGAAGAAGTCAATGAAAACCCTCAATTGTCGGTATACACCTATCTTAGAATGGAGTGCCAGCGTTGCCATACAGGAGTTAAGGGACGTTTTAAAGAAGGAGACTTTAGAGGAATGGGCTGTAGTTCTTGCCATAGCCCGTATTCCAATAAAGGCTATTATGAAGGGGAAGATAGCGCAATTCCGAAAGATGAAGTAGGGCATATGTTAGTACATAGCATGCAATCTACACGAGACGCATCGGTAACGGTTCATGGAAAAACGTATTCAGGAATTCCTGTCAAAACTTGTCAATCTTGTCACAATAGGGGGCGAAGAATTGGGGTTTCTTATGAAGGCTTGATGGAAACGTCTTACCAATCGCCATTTATGGGGAATGGTGAAAAACCGTCAAAAATTCACACCAAAAGTTACATGCACTTGGCTCCAGATGTACATTTAACAAAAGGAATGGTTTGTCAAGATTGCCACACTTCTGGCGACGCACACAGTTATGGTGATTTGGCAGGGGCCATTCAGGGAGCAGTAGAAATAGAATGTGAAGATTGTCATGGAACGCCCAGTCAGTATCCTTGGGAATTACCCGTTGGACATGGAGACGAAATTGCTGGTCCTTTGCCAGCAGAAGGTGCCGCTAGAGGGGTGTCAGATACCTTGTTGCCACATCAGTTATATGGTTCTGTGCATCCTGTTCAAGATGGTTATTTAATTTCGGCTAGGGGCAACCCTATGGGAAATGCTGTAAGAAAAGGAAATCAGGTAATTTTGCATAGTGCGGGTGGAAAAGATTTGGAATTGAAGCCGTTAAAATATTTGGTAGATCACGATGAGTTGAGTCGTGAAGCTAAAGTAGCTAAAATACAGACACATATCCATATGGAAAAAATGGAGTGCTATTCTTGTCATGCCACTTGGGCTCCTCAATGTTATGGATGCCATATTAATATAGATTATACCAAAAAAGAAGGAAAACCTGATTGGGTAGAATTGGCAACAATTGTAGATAAACATGGGATGACACCAGATGGTTTGTACAATGGTTTTAAAGGAATAAAACTAGGGGAGGACAGCAATTTATCAAAGGAAGAAATAGAAACGATTAAGGGCTTTATGATTCAGGGAGAAGTTTCAGAACAACGGAGTTATTTGCGTTGGGAGGACCCTCCATTAGTGATTAATGGAGATCATCGTTTCTCGCCTGCTATTCCTGGTTGTCAAACTACTGTAACGGTAAAGGGAGCGGATGGAAAAATGAAATTATTAAATCATATCTTTAAGGTGCCCCATGCTGAAGGAGCAGGAGAAGAAGGGCAATTAGCTATTGATATGTCACCATTACAACCTCATACGGTTCAAAAAAAGGCAAGGAGTTGTGAGAGTTGCCATACCAACCCCAAGACTTTTGGATATGGTATTAATAATGGGGACTTGTATGCGGCTCCTGACAGTAGTTATGTAGCCGATCATCCATTGGCATCGAAAGTAGATACACAATTTAATGCCATTCCTAATTTGACCATGGATTGGTCCAAGTTTTTGGATGAAGAGGGCAATCAATTACAAACAGTAGGACATCATTTTTCAGGTTCTAGACCACTCAATAAGAGTGAATTGCAACGACTGGATAGAAGGGGCGTTTGTTCTTCTTGCCATGCTTCCTTGCCTGATGCTGATTTGGCGACTAGTTTGTTAGATCATGTTGCCAAATACGCTGATGTTCAAATTGATAACGAGTATCACCAATCGATTCTAATCAAAACGACTCGTTTAGCGGCATGGGTTCAAGTTTTGGGAGGATTGTTAGGCGTTGTTTTTGCTTTTTGGTTGGGACGAAGATTACTTAAAGGGAAGAAAATCAAGGGAAAATAA
- a CDS encoding DUF7619 domain-containing protein: MVHQQSLYKIIAALFLCCLFGSVYAQCPNSYTVTTQNQPSCPTASNGTLSLSQTTYYSGASYIWSNGSTNRNQYNLSSGHYTVTITDPTTCTYTATTYLAPSPNGIPVTPSFYACNAELYANVSWPHNPTSYLWSDGSTNYRILNPAPGTYSVTITDANGCTGEGSTTVVPYASPIAASHTSTAATCNASDGSIDLTVTGGTPPYTYYWYDGAQGQTVQDPTNIPVGRTRVQIRDANNCYLFYNAQVAGPQVSLTALHMSCGQNNGSITATTQGMSNPTFTWSNGDVGATITNLTNGTYTVTVTDGSCVITESISIYNGGSVYAYIVDSLQMGCVLSQLDVQVHGGAGSGYTYLWSTGATTPSIPVQNGITVYSVTVTDPNGCSASDTINVNNNGGLSFSSVVQDATCGNSDGAIDLTINGSVNTISWSPTGATTEDLTNIAAGFHIVEATNWNGCAYRDTIAVGEFIEFTSVDASCGLANGSATVHDYGMTNPTFAWSNGATSPTINNLGAGLYIVTVTNGSCVIIDTVDIVDAGQMVAGINPESTCEPDYLTAVPTGGATPYTYLWDNGITDQSIVNVTPNSTYYVTITDANGCSDSASYWVPNPVPVTASYTVTAATCNNKNGAIDLTMTGGTMPYNYAWSLGSGNVEDLNGIFPGQYSVSITDNNGCKLELTNIVVGGQTNIAVSQSITNVNSSNMGGIIDITVSGVANPTFVWSNGAITEDIINLSSGWYTVSITDPATGCVFDRDYYLPPPHVANPNIKISGYVYDVSATGTCQAGLPLPYEMVRLQPLGIVRFTNAYGRYEFNVTTPGNYTVEYVNTSPLTTTVLCPVGGVATITNAAQGACYTNHFYLTNPPVQDLTIDLWDYSNATPGFSYYTRIKYCNKGNTIMNGTVEYDYNSLLGFESITGWNSTLTLHDIPGHKFYWSFSNLNPGACRYLDVKFRVPTTTALGTGLQGLAEVLPIVGDATPSNNTDGEYTTVVGSWDPNDKQVEPYHTGDAWSGGIIYETDEELEYTIRFQNTGTAPAHIVVIRDTLDVNLLPHTVREIDTKHDVDISLENGNVLVFTFNNIYLPDSSADFDASMGFVKFKVNRASGLPIGTEIENTAAIYFDYNPPVITNTPISIIDQYQSVIDVDQAGLKVETMPNPFERGITLKYTLEEASKVTIKVMNSMGQCVYSHVAESDQSAGVYIEQLQMDHLPSGMYLLNVATNQTIVTKKIVKQ; encoded by the coding sequence ATGGTACACCAACAAAGTTTATACAAAATAATAGCAGCACTGTTTTTATGCTGCTTGTTCGGTTCTGTCTATGCACAGTGCCCCAATAGTTACACTGTTACTACTCAAAATCAACCCTCTTGCCCAACAGCTAGCAATGGGACGTTATCGTTATCTCAAACCACCTATTATTCAGGAGCTTCTTACATTTGGAGCAATGGTTCTACCAATCGGAATCAATATAATTTGTCTTCAGGGCATTATACGGTTACGATAACAGACCCTACTACCTGTACTTATACAGCAACTACTTATCTGGCTCCATCTCCAAATGGAATCCCTGTAACTCCTTCCTTCTATGCTTGTAATGCAGAATTATATGCTAACGTAAGTTGGCCGCATAATCCTACAAGCTATTTATGGAGCGACGGAAGCACCAATTACCGCATTTTGAATCCTGCTCCAGGAACCTATTCTGTTACAATAACAGATGCAAATGGTTGTACAGGAGAGGGATCTACAACCGTTGTACCCTATGCTTCCCCTATTGCTGCCTCGCATACCTCAACGGCAGCTACTTGCAATGCCAGCGATGGATCTATTGATTTAACCGTAACGGGAGGAACACCGCCTTATACTTATTATTGGTATGATGGTGCCCAAGGACAAACCGTTCAAGATCCTACTAATATTCCTGTTGGGCGAACAAGAGTACAAATTAGAGATGCCAATAACTGTTACCTTTTTTATAATGCTCAGGTCGCAGGACCACAGGTTAGTTTAACGGCATTGCACATGAGCTGTGGACAAAACAATGGATCTATCACGGCAACTACTCAGGGGATGAGCAACCCGACTTTTACATGGAGCAATGGAGATGTTGGAGCTACGATTACGAATTTGACCAATGGGACATATACCGTGACCGTAACCGATGGATCTTGCGTAATTACAGAAAGTATTAGTATTTATAATGGAGGGAGCGTATATGCTTATATCGTCGATTCTTTACAGATGGGATGTGTACTTAGCCAATTAGACGTTCAAGTTCATGGTGGAGCAGGTTCTGGGTATACCTATTTGTGGAGTACAGGGGCAACAACTCCTTCTATTCCTGTACAAAATGGAATTACTGTTTACTCCGTAACGGTGACAGACCCGAATGGGTGTTCTGCGTCCGATACCATCAATGTAAATAACAATGGTGGATTATCTTTTTCTTCTGTTGTTCAGGATGCTACTTGTGGGAATAGTGATGGTGCGATTGATTTGACAATAAATGGATCAGTTAATACAATATCTTGGTCTCCAACGGGAGCAACTACCGAAGATTTGACCAATATAGCTGCGGGTTTTCATATTGTAGAAGCGACCAATTGGAATGGCTGTGCTTATCGAGATACAATAGCAGTTGGCGAATTTATTGAATTTACATCGGTTGATGCTAGTTGTGGACTAGCCAATGGTTCTGCAACGGTACATGATTATGGGATGACCAATCCAACCTTTGCATGGAGCAATGGAGCAACTTCACCAACCATCAATAACTTAGGGGCAGGTTTGTATATTGTAACCGTTACCAATGGTTCTTGTGTTATTATCGATACTGTTGATATTGTTGATGCAGGGCAAATGGTAGCAGGAATTAACCCAGAATCAACTTGTGAACCTGATTATTTAACAGCTGTGCCAACAGGTGGCGCAACGCCTTATACCTACCTTTGGGACAATGGAATTACCGACCAAAGTATTGTCAATGTTACACCTAATAGTACTTATTATGTAACGATTACAGATGCCAATGGCTGTTCAGACTCTGCTAGTTATTGGGTGCCTAATCCTGTACCTGTTACAGCTAGTTATACGGTTACAGCAGCAACTTGTAACAATAAGAACGGTGCGATTGATCTCACCATGACAGGAGGAACAATGCCCTACAATTATGCGTGGTCGTTAGGAAGTGGCAATGTCGAAGATTTGAATGGCATTTTTCCTGGACAATATTCTGTTAGTATAACCGATAACAATGGTTGTAAATTAGAACTTACCAATATTGTAGTAGGAGGTCAGACTAATATTGCAGTATCTCAATCCATCACCAATGTAAATTCTTCTAATATGGGAGGCATAATTGATATTACTGTCTCAGGAGTAGCAAATCCTACCTTTGTATGGAGCAATGGAGCCATTACAGAAGACATCATCAATTTGTCTTCGGGCTGGTATACTGTATCGATTACAGATCCTGCAACTGGCTGCGTTTTTGATCGAGATTATTATCTTCCTCCTCCTCACGTTGCGAATCCTAACATCAAAATTTCAGGTTATGTATACGATGTATCAGCAACGGGAACTTGTCAAGCTGGCTTGCCTTTGCCTTACGAAATGGTGCGATTACAACCGCTAGGGATTGTACGATTTACCAATGCCTATGGACGATATGAGTTTAATGTTACTACTCCAGGTAATTATACGGTAGAATATGTGAACACTTCACCACTAACAACAACCGTTTTATGCCCTGTTGGTGGAGTTGCAACCATAACAAATGCAGCACAAGGAGCTTGTTATACCAATCATTTTTATTTGACCAATCCTCCTGTTCAAGATTTGACCATCGACCTATGGGATTATAGCAATGCAACCCCTGGTTTTAGTTATTATACTCGAATCAAATACTGTAACAAAGGAAATACCATTATGAATGGGACGGTTGAGTATGACTACAATAGTCTATTGGGTTTTGAATCAATTACTGGGTGGAATTCTACGTTGACATTACACGATATTCCTGGACACAAGTTCTATTGGTCATTTAGCAACTTAAACCCAGGTGCTTGTCGTTATTTGGATGTTAAATTTAGAGTGCCAACTACTACTGCTTTGGGAACAGGTTTGCAGGGCTTGGCCGAAGTGCTGCCAATTGTTGGAGATGCTACGCCTTCTAATAATACAGATGGAGAATATACAACAGTAGTTGGTTCTTGGGACCCCAATGATAAACAAGTAGAGCCTTATCATACAGGAGATGCTTGGTCTGGTGGAATAATCTACGAAACAGACGAAGAGTTAGAATACACCATTCGTTTCCAAAATACAGGAACAGCTCCTGCGCATATTGTGGTTATTCGTGATACACTAGACGTTAATTTATTGCCGCATACCGTGCGTGAAATTGATACCAAACACGATGTAGATATTAGCCTTGAAAATGGCAATGTATTGGTGTTTACTTTTAACAATATTTACCTGCCCGATTCTTCAGCCGATTTTGATGCTAGTATGGGATTTGTAAAATTCAAAGTGAATAGAGCATCAGGTTTGCCAATTGGGACGGAGATTGAAAATACAGCGGCTATCTATTTTGATTATAATCCTCCTGTAATTACAAATACGCCAATTAGTATTATCGATCAATATCAATCTGTAATTGATGTAGACCAAGCAGGGTTGAAGGTAGAAACGATGCCAAATCCTTTTGAGCGTGGCATTACCTTAAAGTATACTTTAGAAGAAGCATCTAAGGTCACCATTAAAGTAATGAATAGCATGGGACAATGTGTTTATAGCCATGTGGCAGAAAGCGACCAATCAGCAGGTGTTTACATCGAACAATTGCAAATGGATCATTTACCAAGTGGTATGTATTTGCTGAATGTAGCAACCAATCAAACCATTGTAACAAAGAAAATTGTTAAACAGTAA
- a CDS encoding thioredoxin domain-containing protein: MNPYYLYLLVYLLSVSVTSCAQKHSNKATKETASHPYTNALIHESSPYLLQHAHNPVQWYPWGEKALNKAKQENKMLLISIGYAACHWCHVMEHESFEDSAVAQLMNDHFVCIKVDREERPDVDQVYMAACQLINQSGGWPLNAIALPNGKPFYAGTYYPKEDWTKVLNHFIRFYKEQPEKLQEAAKQITEGVAQSGKVGFNPSPSEYTMEQLDRSFDLWATSIDFEKGGFNKGDNKFPLPSSWDYLLRYATLSNNSKALEATHTTLKNMAWGGIYDQLGGGFARYSTDAFWKAPHFEKMLYDNGQLVSLYAQAYQHSKNPLYKKVVYETLEWVEREMTSPEGGFYASLDADSEGEEGKFYVWKAKEIKAILAEDAALFMDYYNCTEGGNWEQHNNILLRKKSEEKIATKYQLTIAELQEKIALLNNKMLQERSKRIRPGLDDKILTSWNAIMLTGYVKAYRAFGEEKFLTIALKNADFLIKNVIPKDYKITRNYKDGKAVISGFLDDYAFLIRAFIELYQVTFEEKWLQIADTLTEHTLTHFFQEETGMFNYTPNYNANLVARKMEVTDNVIPASNSEMANNLYLLGLYFYNKDYHQKAKQMLANVSKNLFQSPTYFSNWSKLMLAIIQPPYEVAIMGNDFETKRKEFDQYYLPNVLFMGGTKEGNLALLEGKMIQGTTTIYVCQNKACKRPLNTTEEALKLLSN, translated from the coding sequence ATGAATCCCTACTATCTCTATCTTTTGGTTTATTTGTTAAGTGTAAGTGTTACGAGTTGCGCTCAAAAACATTCCAACAAAGCAACAAAAGAAACAGCATCACATCCATACACCAATGCTCTGATCCATGAGAGCAGTCCTTACTTATTGCAACATGCCCACAATCCTGTTCAGTGGTATCCTTGGGGAGAAAAAGCGCTGAATAAAGCAAAACAAGAAAACAAAATGCTATTGATTAGCATTGGCTATGCGGCCTGTCATTGGTGCCATGTCATGGAACATGAAAGTTTTGAAGATTCCGCCGTTGCCCAATTGATGAACGATCATTTTGTTTGTATAAAAGTAGATCGTGAGGAACGACCAGATGTTGACCAAGTTTATATGGCAGCCTGTCAACTGATTAACCAAAGTGGTGGCTGGCCCTTGAATGCCATTGCTTTGCCTAATGGGAAACCATTCTATGCAGGTACTTATTATCCCAAAGAGGATTGGACAAAAGTTTTAAATCATTTTATCCGTTTTTATAAAGAACAACCAGAAAAACTTCAGGAAGCTGCCAAACAGATCACCGAAGGGGTCGCCCAAAGTGGTAAGGTAGGATTCAATCCCTCTCCCTCAGAATATACCATGGAGCAACTGGATCGCTCCTTTGATTTGTGGGCAACAAGCATTGATTTTGAAAAAGGGGGATTTAACAAAGGTGATAATAAATTTCCACTTCCTTCTAGTTGGGATTATTTGCTGCGTTATGCTACACTAAGCAACAATTCCAAAGCATTGGAAGCAACTCATACTACCCTAAAAAATATGGCTTGGGGTGGTATCTACGACCAATTAGGTGGTGGCTTTGCTCGCTATTCTACAGATGCGTTTTGGAAAGCCCCTCATTTTGAAAAGATGCTGTATGACAATGGACAACTCGTTAGTTTGTATGCGCAAGCTTATCAACACAGTAAAAATCCATTGTACAAAAAGGTAGTGTACGAAACCTTGGAATGGGTTGAACGAGAAATGACAAGTCCTGAAGGGGGATTCTATGCTTCTTTGGATGCCGATAGTGAGGGAGAAGAAGGTAAATTTTATGTTTGGAAAGCGAAAGAAATCAAAGCCATCTTAGCTGAGGATGCTGCGCTGTTTATGGACTATTATAACTGTACAGAAGGGGGCAATTGGGAACAGCACAACAATATCCTGCTCCGCAAAAAAAGCGAGGAAAAAATTGCTACTAAATATCAATTGACAATTGCTGAGTTGCAAGAAAAAATTGCCTTGCTCAATAACAAAATGCTACAAGAACGCTCCAAACGCATCCGCCCAGGTCTAGATGATAAAATATTGACTTCATGGAATGCGATTATGCTAACGGGATATGTCAAAGCTTATCGTGCTTTTGGAGAAGAGAAGTTCTTAACTATTGCCTTAAAAAATGCTGATTTTTTGATCAAAAATGTGATTCCTAAGGATTATAAAATTACTAGGAATTACAAAGACGGAAAAGCTGTTATTAGTGGTTTTTTGGACGATTATGCCTTTCTCATTCGAGCATTTATCGAATTGTATCAGGTAACTTTTGAGGAAAAATGGTTGCAAATAGCGGACACATTAACAGAGCATACTTTAACGCATTTTTTTCAGGAAGAAACGGGTATGTTTAATTACACTCCTAATTACAATGCTAATTTAGTGGCTCGAAAAATGGAAGTCACCGACAATGTAATCCCTGCTTCTAACTCTGAGATGGCAAATAACCTCTATCTATTAGGTCTCTATTTTTATAACAAAGATTACCATCAAAAAGCCAAGCAAATGTTGGCTAATGTTAGCAAGAATCTATTTCAAAGCCCAACGTATTTTTCCAATTGGTCAAAACTGATGTTAGCCATCATTCAACCACCCTATGAAGTCGCTATTATGGGCAACGATTTTGAGACCAAACGAAAAGAGTTCGATCAATATTATCTTCCCAATGTTTTGTTTATGGGCGGTACAAAAGAAGGTAATTTAGCACTCCTAGAAGGAAAAATGATCCAAGGCACGACTACCATTTATGTCTGTCAGAACAAAGCTTGCAAACGTCCTCTCAATACAACCGAAGAGGCTTTAAAGCTACTAAGTAATTAA
- a CDS encoding TonB-dependent receptor, whose amino-acid sequence MRSVFLLILTTVFLFLTTVNAQDEKLTATVIGTITNQEGEPLSFANVSLDGTSIGSAADVDGNYKLVIPANKTFTIIFTYLGYKEFRKPGLKLAAGAGIRLDVAMELGEGKNVLEQDIVVVPFEKREIDALHVEKADLERIPTTDGNLTSLIKYLAPGVTAGTGGELTSQYSVRGGNYDENLVYVNDFEIYRPLLVRSGQQEGLIFPNSDMLDYLSFSSGGFKAQYGDKMASVLDVHYRRPYEFEASVGGSLLGGSVYVGGAIYKDSISKKRKVPNRFTYTLGARYKTTSYLLSSLDVKGEYVPQFVDIQGDFIYDINEKWQVEAIGHYSNSIYSLIPKESSTTTGLFNQALRLTTLFEGQEISNFENFTAGTAITFLPLGGGTDREIDTTAVVSTNLKLKLLASHYQSNENERIDIINFYKLDEIETGLGEDNFGEVIGTLAYGETHHFARNFLQANVTNVQFKGTWLYDRYEHTGVENHHWLKWGLGYKNEIIKDKLKEWRRIDSLGFTLPFDTSQVYIPDYIKTTVGLNTHRLNAYVQNTWEHKSTQHLFRMTAGVRASYWSLNQELIVSPRLQMYYTPRKYQNSIADSTKKTKDLTFKLAAGLYYQPPFYRELRDLEGNVNYNVKAQKSVHILGGIVWDFMLFKRRFKFITEGYYKHQWDLIPYDIENVRIRYYGDNLATGYVAGLDLRLNGELVEGLESWINLSFLRARESFNGVEHGVRVLNGTTIDTTWMSDAPKATDQLVIFSMYFQDDFPKAPWARLNLAFTVGTGLPFGIPENNVQFRNSYRFAAYHRIDIGASFGIWDRALHIKKKYDGNKALFKKQSKHALRSIKGIWLSFEIFNLMDVKNVASNTWIKDFSNRSYAIPNVLTSRRFNVRFKIDF is encoded by the coding sequence ATGCGCAGTGTTTTTTTGTTGATATTAACCACCGTCTTTTTATTCCTGACAACTGTAAATGCACAAGACGAAAAATTAACGGCCACGGTTATTGGTACCATTACCAATCAAGAAGGAGAGCCTTTGTCTTTTGCCAATGTCAGTTTGGATGGAACGAGTATTGGAAGTGCAGCAGATGTTGATGGAAATTATAAACTGGTTATTCCTGCCAACAAAACCTTTACCATCATCTTTACTTATTTGGGCTATAAAGAATTTCGCAAACCAGGTTTGAAATTAGCTGCTGGGGCAGGAATTCGCTTAGATGTTGCGATGGAATTGGGAGAGGGCAAGAATGTCTTGGAACAAGACATTGTAGTGGTTCCCTTTGAAAAACGAGAGATTGATGCGTTGCATGTCGAAAAAGCAGACCTTGAACGAATCCCAACAACAGATGGCAACCTTACTTCTTTAATTAAGTATTTGGCTCCTGGGGTTACTGCGGGAACAGGGGGAGAATTAACCTCTCAATACTCTGTGCGAGGTGGAAACTACGATGAAAACTTAGTTTATGTCAATGATTTTGAAATTTACCGTCCTTTGTTGGTGCGTTCTGGACAGCAGGAAGGTTTGATTTTTCCCAACAGTGATATGTTGGATTATTTGTCCTTTTCGTCAGGTGGATTTAAGGCACAATACGGCGATAAAATGGCTTCGGTTTTAGATGTTCACTATCGTCGCCCCTATGAGTTTGAAGCTTCGGTTGGTGGTTCTTTGTTAGGTGGAAGTGTTTATGTAGGAGGAGCTATCTACAAAGATTCTATTTCTAAAAAGAGAAAGGTACCCAATCGATTTACGTATACCTTAGGAGCCCGTTACAAAACAACCTCTTATTTATTGTCTTCTTTGGATGTTAAAGGCGAGTATGTGCCACAATTTGTAGATATACAAGGCGATTTTATTTATGATATTAATGAAAAATGGCAAGTGGAGGCTATTGGTCATTACTCTAATTCCATTTATTCGCTTATTCCAAAAGAAAGCTCTACAACAACGGGATTGTTTAATCAAGCCCTGCGTTTAACCACTTTGTTTGAAGGGCAGGAAATTTCTAATTTTGAGAACTTTACAGCAGGTACCGCCATTACCTTTTTGCCTTTGGGGGGAGGAACAGATCGAGAAATAGATACTACGGCCGTAGTGTCTACCAATCTAAAACTAAAACTATTGGCTTCGCATTATCAGAGCAATGAAAATGAACGCATTGATATTATTAATTTTTACAAATTAGATGAGATTGAAACGGGGCTGGGAGAAGATAATTTTGGGGAAGTAATCGGAACCTTGGCTTATGGAGAAACGCATCATTTTGCCCGTAATTTTTTGCAGGCGAATGTAACCAATGTACAGTTTAAAGGAACTTGGTTGTACGACCGTTATGAACATACAGGGGTAGAAAATCATCACTGGTTAAAATGGGGTTTAGGCTATAAAAATGAAATCATCAAGGACAAATTAAAAGAGTGGCGTCGCATAGATTCTTTAGGGTTTACGTTACCTTTTGACACCAGTCAAGTGTATATTCCAGATTATATCAAAACAACAGTGGGACTCAATACACACCGTCTAAATGCGTATGTGCAAAATACTTGGGAACACAAATCTACCCAACATTTGTTTCGGATGACAGCAGGAGTACGGGCTAGTTATTGGAGCCTAAACCAAGAATTAATTGTTTCGCCTCGTTTGCAAATGTATTACACCCCTAGGAAATACCAAAATTCAATTGCTGATTCTACCAAAAAAACAAAGGACCTTACGTTTAAATTAGCGGCAGGTTTGTACTATCAACCTCCTTTTTATAGAGAATTAAGAGATTTGGAAGGGAACGTCAACTACAATGTCAAGGCTCAAAAATCAGTACATATTTTGGGCGGAATTGTTTGGGACTTTATGTTGTTCAAACGCCGTTTTAAATTTATAACAGAGGGCTATTACAAGCATCAATGGGATTTGATTCCTTATGATATTGAGAATGTACGCATTCGCTATTATGGAGATAATTTAGCAACAGGATATGTGGCTGGCTTAGACTTGCGTTTGAATGGCGAATTGGTAGAGGGCTTAGAATCTTGGATTAACTTGTCGTTTTTGAGAGCTAGAGAATCGTTTAATGGGGTAGAACATGGGGTTAGGGTGCTAAATGGAACTACTATTGATACAACATGGATGTCTGATGCTCCTAAAGCAACCGACCAATTGGTGATTTTTTCAATGTACTTTCAAGATGATTTTCCCAAAGCTCCTTGGGCTCGTCTTAACTTGGCATTCACCGTAGGTACAGGCTTGCCTTTTGGCATTCCAGAAAACAATGTTCAATTTAGAAACTCATACCGTTTTGCTGCTTATCATAGAATTGACATTGGGGCTTCCTTTGGCATTTGGGATCGAGCTCTGCACATCAAGAAGAAATACGATGGGAATAAGGCATTGTTCAAAAAACAATCAAAACATGCCTTGCGTTCCATCAAGGGAATTTGGTTGAGTTTTGAGATTTTCAATTTAATGGACGTAAAAAATGTGGCTTCTAATACTTGGATTAAAGATTTCTCTAATCGTAGTTATGCGATTCCAAATGTATTGACCTCTAGACGCTTTAATGTTCGATTTAAAATTGATTTTTAG